Proteins encoded within one genomic window of Triticum aestivum cultivar Chinese Spring chromosome 2D, IWGSC CS RefSeq v2.1, whole genome shotgun sequence:
- the LOC123052210 gene encoding uncharacterized protein yields the protein MAQPRGGAAAVRLPAMNALEILRETVRVLRADPHAFTYVLFLLLCPASGFLLLSAASLEGAVVLPLARRLLVAAASSGVPVTHFVKQLAHHLAATLVAAVVSFPALLTLLLAARAAVAYTVAAVYAGKPLPAADLFLLARRAWPRLAATYGLSCAAVAACLATFLGLLVTVCSTLKSMLYPPDIVVCAGLLTVLAFSIVYAHTIIVCSLGGVIAVLEDVAGVNALRRSVQLMRGQTHVGLLIFLVSTIGLAFVEGLFEHRVKTLSYGDGSSRLWEGPLLILMYSFVMLIDSMMSAVFYFTCRSSSLAILDEEGGSVEEIEMMMDDKSDAVR from the coding sequence ATGGCGCAGCCGCGGGGCGGGGCCGCGGCGGTGCGGCTGCCGGCGATGAACGCGCTGGAGATCCTGCGGGAGACGGTGCGCGTGCTGCGCGCCGACCCGCACGCCTTCACCTACGTGCTCTTCCTCCTGCTCTGCCCGGCCTCCGGCTTCCTCCTCCTGTCCGCCGCCTCGCTCGAGGGCGCCGTCGTGCTGCCGCTcgcgcgccgcctcctcgtcgccgcggCGTCCTCGGGGGTCCCCGTCACGCATTTCGTCAAGCAGCTCGCGCACCACCTCGCCGCCacgctcgtcgccgccgtcgtctccttcCCGGCGCTCCTCAcgctcctcctcgccgcccgcgccgccgtcgcgTACACCGTGGCGGCCGTGTACGCCGGCAAGCCCCTCCCGGCCGccgacctcttcctcctcgcgcgcCGCGCGTGGCCGCGCCTCGCCGCCACCTACGGCCTCTcgtgcgccgccgtcgccgcctgcctcgccacctTCCTCGGCCTCCTCGTCACCGTCTGCTCCACGCTCAAGTCCATGCTCTACCCGCCGGACATTGTCGTCTGCGCCGGCCTCCTCACGGTCCTTGCCTTCTCCATCGTGTACGCGCACACCATCATAGTGTGCAGCCTCGGCGGAGTCATCGCCGTTCTTGAGGACGTGGCCGGGGTCAATGCGCTGCGCCGGTCGGTGCAGCTGATGCGCGGCCAAACCCATGTCGGCCTGCTCATCTTTCTTGTATCCACCATTGGTCTGGCCTTCGTCGAGGGGCTGTTTGAGCACAGGGTGAAGACCTTGAGTTATGGGGATGGCTCATCTCGGCTCTGGGAGGGGCCATTGCTGATCCTCATGTACTCTTTCGTGATGCTGATAGATTCGATGATGAGTGCGGTGTTCTACTTCACTTGCCGGTCATCGAGCTTGGCAATTCTGGATGAGGAGGGCGGCTCAGTCGAGGAGATTGAGATGATGATGGATGACAAGTCAGATGCAGTGAGGTGA